The following are encoded in a window of Sinorhizobium sojae CCBAU 05684 genomic DNA:
- a CDS encoding MFS transporter, giving the protein MDQYADSARTGMRQGYMTKNRFAVSLLFLMNGFVTGSWAPKIPEFKDRLGIGESALGLLILVFGIGSLVLMPIAGGFIARLGSEKVAKLTAIILSPLLLLLTLVPNVWTAAVGMFLLGGFVGAMDVAMNANAVEVEKSMRRAIMSSCHAYWSLGGLIGAGSGGFLMARMGVLPHAAAVTLLSLAILAVAWPMVLADKPHPTATKEKLSLPTTPLPWLIGLMALFSMVPEGAVLDWGALYLRNELGASIELSGFGFAAFSATMAIMRFAGDHVRDRLGAKSTLRICTMTALVGLILAGMAPNAALAILGFAIAGIGISNMVPIAFSAAGNMPGLQPGIGLAVATTMGYSGMLFAPSLIGFIAEYSGFAVIVTSIPALFVVVLLLSRHASHADHGRGQ; this is encoded by the coding sequence ATGGACCAATATGCCGACAGTGCCCGGACCGGTATGCGCCAGGGCTATATGACAAAAAACCGGTTCGCCGTGTCGCTTCTCTTCCTGATGAACGGCTTCGTCACGGGAAGCTGGGCGCCGAAGATTCCCGAATTCAAGGACCGGCTCGGCATTGGCGAAAGCGCGCTCGGCCTGTTGATCCTGGTGTTCGGTATCGGCTCGCTGGTGCTGATGCCGATCGCCGGCGGCTTCATCGCCCGCCTCGGTTCGGAAAAGGTGGCGAAGCTCACGGCGATCATTCTCTCGCCGCTGCTCCTTTTGCTGACACTGGTGCCGAATGTCTGGACGGCCGCGGTCGGCATGTTCCTGCTCGGGGGCTTCGTCGGCGCCATGGACGTGGCGATGAACGCCAATGCGGTCGAGGTGGAGAAGTCGATGCGGCGGGCGATCATGTCCTCCTGCCACGCCTATTGGAGCCTCGGCGGGCTGATCGGCGCCGGGAGCGGCGGCTTCCTGATGGCGCGGATGGGCGTGCTGCCGCACGCGGCCGCGGTGACCCTGCTCTCTCTGGCGATCCTCGCTGTCGCCTGGCCCATGGTTCTCGCCGACAAGCCGCATCCGACGGCGACGAAGGAGAAACTCAGCCTGCCAACGACGCCGCTGCCCTGGCTGATCGGCCTGATGGCGCTGTTCTCGATGGTGCCGGAGGGCGCGGTGCTTGACTGGGGCGCGCTCTATCTCCGGAACGAACTCGGCGCGTCGATCGAGCTCTCCGGCTTCGGCTTCGCGGCCTTCTCGGCGACGATGGCGATCATGCGCTTTGCCGGCGACCATGTGCGGGACCGTCTCGGCGCGAAAAGCACGCTGCGCATCTGCACCATGACGGCGCTTGTCGGCCTCATCCTTGCCGGGATGGCGCCTAATGCGGCGCTGGCGATCCTCGGCTTCGCCATTGCCGGCATCGGCATCTCCAACATGGTGCCGATCGCCTTCTCCGCCGCTGGTAACATGCCCGGCCTGCAGCCGGGCATCGGGCTCGCGGTCGCGACCACCATGGGTTATTCCGGCATGCTCTTCGCCCCGTCGCTGATCGGTTTCATAGCGGAGTACAGCGGATTCGCCGTGATCGTCACCTCTATCCCGGCTCTCTTCGTCGTCGTGCTCCTACTGTCGCGACACGCCTCCCACGCCGACCACGGCCGGGGGCAATGA
- a CDS encoding DeoR/GlpR family DNA-binding transcription regulator, with protein MTTELLLRERQAAIRERLVTHGRVLASDLAREFNVSEDTIRRDLREMASAGLCERVYGGALPLAPDAGRSLSERAQIASERKAALAQVCVGYIERGMTVFLDAGSTNLAIARAIAPELAATIVTNTPLIASALMEKPALDLILIGGTLDRAVGAAVGARAQRDAELLRPDLCILGACGADPEAGLTAVHFEDAEFKRLVATKSRAVLAAVTTEKLGTAAPHAVVGIEAVSTLVLEADAPAADVAALKARGIGVVLAEEPGR; from the coding sequence ATGACGACAGAATTGCTGCTGCGGGAAAGACAAGCTGCGATCCGCGAACGCCTGGTGACGCATGGCCGCGTCCTCGCGAGCGATCTGGCGCGTGAGTTCAATGTTTCCGAGGACACGATACGCCGGGATCTGCGCGAAATGGCCTCGGCCGGGCTTTGCGAGCGTGTCTATGGTGGCGCCTTGCCCCTTGCGCCGGATGCGGGCCGCTCCTTGAGCGAACGCGCTCAGATCGCGTCCGAGCGCAAGGCCGCGCTGGCGCAGGTATGTGTCGGCTACATCGAGCGCGGCATGACCGTCTTTCTCGATGCGGGCTCGACCAATCTGGCGATTGCGCGGGCGATCGCTCCGGAACTGGCCGCGACCATCGTCACCAATACGCCGCTGATCGCTTCTGCCCTGATGGAGAAACCGGCTCTCGATCTGATCCTGATCGGCGGCACGCTCGACCGTGCCGTCGGCGCGGCGGTCGGTGCGCGGGCGCAACGCGACGCGGAACTGCTTCGGCCCGATCTCTGCATCCTCGGGGCCTGCGGTGCCGACCCGGAAGCCGGGCTTACGGCTGTTCATTTCGAGGACGCCGAGTTCAAGCGGCTCGTCGCAACGAAGAGCCGCGCGGTGCTCGCCGCCGTCACCACGGAAAAGCTCGGCACCGCCGCCCCTCATGCGGTGGTCGGCATCGAAGCCGTCTCGACCTTGGTGCTCGAGGCGGATGCGCCGGCAGCTGACGTCGCCGCCCTCAAGGCGCGCGGCATCGGCGTCGTTCTCGCCGAGGAGCCAGGCAGATGA